Proteins found in one Pseudomonas sp. P8_241 genomic segment:
- the nuoM gene encoding NADH-quinone oxidoreductase subunit M codes for MILPWLILIPFIGGLLCWMGERFGSTLPRWIALLTMSLELALGLWLWSQGDYSFAPAPGADPTWVLEFKHVWIQRFGISVHLALDGLSLLMILLTGLLGVLSVLCSWKEIQRHVGFFHLNLMWILGGVVGVFLALDLFMFFFFWEMMLVPMYFLIALWGHSSSDGKKTRIYAATKFFIFTQASGLIMLVAILGLVLVNFNETGVITFNYADLLKTKMSMTTEYILMLGFFIAFAVKLPVVPFHSWLPDAHAQAPTAGSVDLAGILLKTAAYGLLRFALPLFPNASAEFAPIAMTLGLIGIFYGAFLAFAQTDIKRLIAFSSVSHMGFVLIGIYSGSQLALQGAVMQMLAHGLSAAALFILSGQLYERTHTRDMREMGGLWSKIAYLPALSLFFAAASLGLPGTGNFVGEFLILIGTFPAAPLVTIIATSGLVFGSVYSLIMIHRAYFGPSKSDAVLHGMDGRELIMVVGLAALLIYIGVYPQPFLDTSAATMHGVQQWLGTAFTQLASAR; via the coding sequence ATGATTCTGCCTTGGCTAATCCTGATTCCCTTCATCGGCGGCCTGCTGTGCTGGATGGGTGAGCGCTTCGGCTCTACCCTCCCACGCTGGATTGCGCTGTTGACCATGTCCCTGGAACTCGCACTCGGCCTCTGGCTGTGGTCCCAGGGCGACTATTCATTTGCTCCGGCGCCTGGCGCCGATCCGACCTGGGTGCTTGAGTTCAAGCATGTCTGGATCCAGCGTTTCGGCATCAGCGTGCACCTGGCCCTCGACGGCCTGTCGCTGCTGATGATCCTGCTGACCGGTCTGCTGGGTGTGCTCTCGGTACTCTGCTCGTGGAAAGAAATTCAACGTCACGTTGGCTTCTTCCACCTGAACCTGATGTGGATCCTGGGCGGTGTCGTCGGCGTGTTCCTCGCCCTCGACCTGTTCATGTTCTTCTTCTTCTGGGAAATGATGCTGGTGCCGATGTACTTCCTCATCGCGCTCTGGGGTCACAGTTCTTCGGACGGCAAGAAAACCCGGATCTACGCGGCAACCAAGTTCTTCATCTTCACTCAGGCTTCCGGCCTGATCATGCTGGTGGCGATCCTGGGTCTGGTACTGGTCAACTTCAACGAAACCGGCGTGATTACGTTCAACTACGCCGACCTGTTGAAAACCAAGATGTCGATGACCACCGAGTACATCCTGATGCTCGGCTTCTTCATTGCCTTCGCAGTCAAGCTGCCGGTCGTACCGTTCCACTCCTGGTTGCCTGACGCTCACGCCCAGGCGCCGACCGCAGGTTCCGTCGACCTCGCCGGTATCTTGCTGAAGACCGCGGCCTACGGCCTGCTGCGTTTCGCCCTGCCGCTGTTCCCGAATGCCTCGGCAGAGTTCGCGCCGATCGCCATGACCCTGGGTCTGATCGGGATCTTCTACGGTGCGTTCCTGGCGTTCGCGCAAACCGACATCAAGCGTCTGATTGCCTTCTCGTCCGTTTCCCACATGGGCTTCGTACTGATCGGCATTTACTCCGGCAGCCAACTGGCACTGCAAGGTGCAGTGATGCAGATGCTGGCGCACGGTCTGTCGGCAGCCGCACTCTTTATCCTGAGTGGCCAGCTGTACGAACGCACCCACACCCGCGACATGCGTGAAATGGGTGGCCTGTGGTCGAAGATCGCTTACCTGCCGGCCCTGAGCCTGTTCTTCGCCGCCGCGTCGCTGGGCTTGCCGGGTACCGGTAACTTCGTCGGTGAGTTCCTGATCCTGATCGGCACGTTCCCTGCTGCGCCGTTGGTCACCATCATCGCGACGTCCGGCCTGGTGTTCGGTTCGGTCTACTCGCTGATCATGATTCACCGTGCGTACTTCGGCCCGTCCAAATCGGACGCGGTGCTGCATGGCATGGACGGTCGCGAACTGATCATGGTGGTCGGACTGGCTGCATTGCTGATCTACATCGGCGTGTACCCACAACCGTTCCTCGATACCTCTGCCGCGACGATGCATGGCGTGCAGCAGTGGCTCGGCACCGCCTTCACTCAACTCGCTTCGGCCCGGTAA
- the nuoL gene encoding NADH-quinone oxidoreductase subunit L yields the protein MNLLFLTFVFPLIGFLLLSFSRGRISENLAALIGVGSIGLSAIVTAYVIWQFNVAPPEGGHYTQVLWQWMAVEGFTPNFALYLDGLSVTMLGVVVGVGFLIHLFASWYMRGEDGYSRFFAYTNLFIASMLFLVLGDNLLFLYFGWEGVGLCSYLLIGFYYSNRNNGNAALKAFIVTRIGDVFMAIGLFILFAQLGTLNVQELLVLAPQKFQAGDFWMVMATLMLLGGAVGKSAQLPLQTWLADAMAGPTPVSALIHAATMVTAGVYLIARTHGLFTLAPEILHLVGIVGGVTLVLAGFAALVQTDIKRILAYSTMSQIGYMFLALGVGAWDGAIFHLMTHAFFKALLFLASGAVIVACHHEQNIFKMGGLWKKLPLAYASFIVGGAALAALPLVTAGFYSKDEILWEAFASGNNGLLYAGLVGAFMTSLYTFRLIFIAFHGEAKTEAHAGHGIAHWLPLSVLIVLSTFIGAMIVPPLHGVLPQSVGHAGGEAKHSLEIASGAIALAGILLAALLFLGKRRFVTAIANSGIGRFLSAWWFAAWGFDWIYDKLFVKPYLAISHILRKDPLDQTIGLIPRMAKGGHTALSRTETGQLRWYAASMAAGAVLVIGAVVLVAV from the coding sequence GGCGGTCACTACACCCAGGTGTTGTGGCAGTGGATGGCGGTGGAAGGCTTCACGCCGAACTTCGCGCTGTATCTGGACGGCCTGTCCGTGACCATGCTCGGCGTGGTTGTCGGCGTCGGCTTCCTGATCCACCTGTTCGCGTCCTGGTACATGCGCGGTGAAGACGGTTACTCGCGCTTCTTCGCGTACACCAACCTGTTTATCGCCAGCATGCTGTTCCTGGTGCTGGGCGATAACCTGTTGTTCCTGTACTTCGGCTGGGAAGGCGTGGGCCTGTGCTCGTACCTGTTGATCGGTTTCTACTACAGCAACCGCAACAACGGTAACGCCGCACTCAAGGCCTTCATCGTGACCCGTATCGGTGACGTGTTCATGGCCATCGGCCTGTTCATTCTGTTTGCCCAACTGGGCACGCTGAACGTCCAGGAACTGCTGGTGCTGGCACCGCAGAAATTCCAGGCCGGCGACTTCTGGATGGTCATGGCCACCCTGATGCTGCTCGGTGGTGCTGTCGGTAAATCCGCGCAACTGCCGCTGCAAACCTGGCTGGCGGACGCGATGGCAGGTCCTACCCCGGTTTCGGCACTGATCCACGCGGCAACCATGGTGACCGCCGGTGTCTACCTGATCGCCCGTACCCACGGCCTGTTCACCCTGGCGCCGGAAATCCTGCACCTGGTGGGCATCGTTGGCGGCGTGACCCTGGTTCTGGCGGGCTTCGCAGCCCTGGTTCAGACCGACATCAAGCGTATCCTCGCCTACTCGACCATGAGCCAGATCGGCTACATGTTCCTGGCCCTGGGCGTTGGTGCCTGGGACGGCGCGATCTTTCACCTGATGACCCACGCCTTCTTCAAGGCCCTGCTGTTCCTTGCTTCCGGTGCGGTGATCGTTGCCTGCCACCACGAGCAGAACATCTTCAAGATGGGCGGTCTGTGGAAGAAACTGCCACTGGCCTACGCCAGCTTCATCGTCGGCGGCGCGGCCCTGGCGGCCCTGCCTCTGGTCACCGCAGGCTTCTACTCCAAGGACGAAATCCTCTGGGAAGCGTTCGCCAGCGGCAACAACGGTCTGCTCTACGCAGGTCTGGTCGGCGCGTTCATGACCTCGCTGTACACCTTCCGCCTGATCTTCATCGCGTTCCACGGTGAAGCGAAGACCGAAGCCCACGCCGGTCACGGCATTGCCCACTGGCTGCCGCTGTCGGTGCTGATCGTATTGTCGACCTTCATCGGCGCGATGATCGTTCCACCGCTGCACGGTGTGCTGCCACAAAGCGTCGGTCATGCCGGCGGCGAAGCCAAGCACAGCCTGGAAATCGCTTCGGGCGCCATCGCCCTGGCCGGTATCCTGCTGGCTGCGCTGCTGTTCCTCGGCAAGCGTCGCTTCGTCACCGCCATCGCCAACAGCGGCATCGGCCGTTTCCTCTCGGCCTGGTGGTTCGCTGCCTGGGGCTTCGACTGGATCTACGACAAACTGTTCGTCAAGCCTTACCTGGCGATCAGCCACATCCTGCGCAAAGACCCGCTCGACCAGACCATCGGTCTGATCCCGCGCATGGCCAAAGGCGGTCACACCGCCCTGAGCCGTACCGAGACCGGTCAACTGCGTTGGTATGCCGCCTCGATGGCTGCGGGTGCCGTGCTGGTCATTGGCGCTGTCGTGCTGGTAGCGGTCTGA
- the nuoN gene encoding NADH-quinone oxidoreductase subunit NuoN, translated as MEFTTQHFIALAPLLITSATIIVVMLAIAWRRNHSQTFLISVAGLNLALLSILPALKVAPLAVTPLLQIDTFACLYMALILVATLACVTLAHAYLGDGGSGYPGNREELYLLILMAAAGGLVLVSAQHLAGLFIGLELLSVPVYGLVAYAFFNKRSLEAGIKYMVLSAAGSAFLLFGMALLYADSGSLSFVGIGQALAATGLPSSLAQLGLGMMLIGLAFKLSLVPFHLWTPDVYEGAPAPVAAFLATASKVAVFAVMVRLFQISPAASSGVLSDVLTIIAIASILFGNLLALTQSNLKRLLGYSSIAHFGYLLIALVASKGLAVEAIGVYLVTYVITSLGAFGVITLMSSPYNGRDADALYEYRGLFWRRPYLTAVLTVMMLSLAGIPLTAGFIGKFYIIATGVESHQWWLVGSLVLGSAIGVFYYLRVMVTLFLIEPNLRRHDAQLHWEQKAGGVMLLAIALVAFFLGVYPQPLLSLVQQSGLAG; from the coding sequence ATGGAATTCACGACTCAACACTTTATCGCGCTTGCGCCGTTGTTGATCACCAGCGCCACGATCATCGTGGTGATGCTGGCGATCGCCTGGCGCCGCAACCACTCGCAGACCTTCCTGATTTCCGTGGCGGGTCTGAACCTGGCACTGTTGTCGATCCTGCCTGCCTTGAAAGTCGCGCCCCTGGCCGTGACGCCATTGCTGCAAATCGACACCTTCGCTTGCCTGTACATGGCGCTGATCCTGGTCGCCACCCTCGCCTGTGTGACCCTCGCCCACGCCTACCTCGGCGATGGTGGTTCGGGTTACCCGGGCAACCGTGAAGAACTGTACCTGCTGATCCTGATGGCCGCCGCCGGTGGCCTGGTGCTGGTCAGCGCGCAGCACCTGGCCGGGTTGTTCATCGGTCTGGAACTGCTGTCGGTGCCGGTCTACGGTCTGGTGGCTTACGCCTTCTTCAACAAGCGTTCGCTGGAAGCCGGTATCAAGTACATGGTGCTGTCGGCTGCCGGTTCCGCGTTCCTGTTGTTCGGTATGGCGCTGCTGTACGCAGACTCTGGCTCCCTGAGCTTCGTCGGCATCGGTCAGGCGCTGGCGGCTACCGGCCTGCCTAGCTCGCTGGCACAACTGGGCCTTGGCATGATGCTGATCGGTCTGGCGTTCAAGCTGTCGCTGGTGCCGTTCCACCTCTGGACGCCGGACGTGTACGAAGGTGCTCCGGCGCCGGTCGCAGCGTTCCTGGCAACTGCGTCCAAAGTGGCCGTGTTCGCTGTAATGGTGCGTCTGTTCCAGATCTCCCCAGCGGCAAGCAGCGGCGTGCTGAGCGACGTGCTGACCATCATCGCCATCGCGTCGATCCTGTTCGGTAACCTGCTGGCGCTGACCCAGAGCAACCTCAAGCGTCTGCTGGGTTACTCGTCCATCGCTCACTTCGGTTACCTGCTGATCGCCCTCGTGGCGAGCAAGGGTCTGGCCGTGGAAGCCATCGGCGTGTACCTGGTCACCTACGTGATCACCAGCCTCGGCGCCTTCGGCGTGATCACCCTGATGTCCTCGCCGTACAACGGTCGTGACGCGGACGCCCTGTACGAATACCGCGGCCTGTTTTGGCGCCGTCCGTACCTGACCGCCGTGCTGACCGTGATGATGCTGTCCCTGGCCGGTATCCCGCTGACCGCGGGCTTCATCGGCAAGTTCTACATCATCGCCACCGGTGTCGAATCCCATCAATGGTGGCTGGTCGGTTCCCTGGTACTGGGCAGCGCCATCGGCGTGTTCTACTACCTGCGCGTCATGGTCACCCTGTTCCTGATCGAACCGAACCTGCGTCGCCACGATGCGCAACTGCACTGGGAACAAAAAGCAGGCGGCGTGATGCTGCTGGCTATCGCCCTGGTCGCGTTCTTCCTCGGCGTCTATCCACAACCGCTGCTGAGCCTGGTTCAGCAATCGGGTCTGGCGGGTTGA